In the genome of Oscarella lobularis chromosome 1, ooOscLobu1.1, whole genome shotgun sequence, one region contains:
- the LOC136196333 gene encoding protein bark beetle-like, protein MALTWLLVVAVTIFPYQILTYETEIGGVYSSDTLLTLAKSPYAVTSDLTVLKGTTLTIESGVDLNFQARVRLVVNGTLKAVASSRDRIIIMRHNATVGVDSAVLRLVGGATPREGRIEVYDASSMKWGTVCDDFWNRNNAKVVCRHLGFNDPIGSDYGTKRFGAGTGDTGLSNVDCDGVENSLLDCRAQKWNNNNCVHREDVGVVCGEGSVGFWGGITFESEGAKVTTSSYGVMDYSTSSVMQNVQIFNAGIVPDTVRRSTPDANVAAIRATSAVAKMTNVTILDSRLSGIQLNDIHADIDFEAVTVLNCSGTGLNGQSSRRLTCLRCHLENCTQDGISITRIPFPIGRPTVSVPSHDFSYSGSMNGGKKSYFVDDEGVYFNFTTANRYSRYYYRVLETSPGYGLSVSFHRFLISGRGCLRVINGDTGYSHLGRCATSSNADNVTADYHQLVMSFEPYYWYTSGLTGDIKAYVSRYRLDSRQVNLLDCSTIHSVSGYGLRFQGSLGSLLVAGHKAIDNGQGGIQISGNGYSVQIDTSVVQYGVRDYNYNDGINLNGYFSLMTLSKSRVSDHRYGVYWYSNGAGNMTMMNNILNGSRTDSGRRYIYAGLYLRSYEPYTYGWRLTKDRAISFEGNVVTRVGTSQQSSYAMHFFAYHQYGYVGSFSVRNNVFSRNGGGFYYHQDFYLADESAIFSENMFEENDVGSISNVVELSANGKGSVIIEGNTFVRNKRKSIVLLSPETYFNSGVQVRNIAFFRNNTLKNNVVYDKTIASKAFPNCVLEVTRSVNVDVYHNVFGNPGSSYDVGNGVEVTSSLDRINFTLNYWGTDNELIIQNRIYDFDDSNFLATINYFPFLLSADLCDVAGSSHPRNYPLFVTLSGEVGGQLSDSVTLTAAGSPYLITRDVTILPTGSLSVEAGVIIEVKANRGILVEGSMMSLGSSVSPVTFRGHSVASEQRNDGEFRITDSYVYENYFAYGTLQINFDQAWRSICIPSNVSRDYTSLNKLADLACKNLGYSRGSDGSKHWYPLLGTPIITKFSCPGNATDVNHCTFSLGKYSALSRCLTTFYVHCFDSVESGNGRQFGGWAGIRFSPTSTVPVSGSSHALPSSVLQHTLIQGAGKWRTRSVPSVRSILKSPTLLNVTIKDSASTALSFEYLHEEVNITGVVIDGGRNGISFNGPRTRNLTFHGTTVRNVMGTGIRMYRSSSSLRGLTKYQSICSVPAVLNVSIENGTYFGLHQDDHLAGIYCSVELRGPPNTVLSLTLVSVQLYNDDSLVFRNGPSSSSPTIRTYSGQNTNSIDNNLLSSVNSVFVEITTGSKSGAPGFALYSVALSTKPGRPITRVDDANLFSVGTGISFSSTNDDIFISNARVENSSSYGIYISSHYGFFSLRSSVIRHSRWEGLHMSSVRGHIEILNNKITDSRSNGICIYSYYHYNNGQRTRVIDSNRVSNSGNSGLYLYGYDYNQQSRFVKWNVTRNVFDSNQDGVSVYLAYSNSGVTDVTISENLFRGQTRYGLIFDRSLNALASISGNTFVGHRGSTGGAMLLQGTAESLSVTRNVFHSNSGKYVVKLSPFDFTTSPFLFQNNRLLNNTVNSSELYALDYGYPSVAVVSMSSRIIMENNEFSNPESQFELGIQLPVQSSSELSVNVSRNYWGTADEAAIRDRIVDFGYCSRLANAEYFPYLTSPSGPAVSLFSSRDTSILRPNSILRGRVSTSMTISISSSPYTVVGDITVLPGKTLTIEAGVELRFTANTGIMVEGRLLAQGTKNLPIKFVDNSLVIRSSSSVGSSVGNIRLVGAVAHEGVAEVFYNGTWGTLCALQDDEDIYRTSHNYYLSGVVCRELGYSQANWLWPPSRYVNSSYSRDAWLEHLICPSSESVLAQCANYVFQRSKCHLGALHVSCWTRKPQPSWLHWSGVRFSQSLQQLSLMSHVFLSGAGYANAERIAAIQVVGHRLLLTDVSVTKNAWTGVEFVNSPAPNITKLDLSLNEGTGLRLSNTLSSLLEEVTAVENRGHGLALTDGGFLQSSWNYPIVSPVDICSQSGILSASTPFYLRFVPKLMNRNGYNYQNCTVNIEADPNHVLSFDILAIQFQYWDSRTVIDDKTIFSSRRIQSLGDSLHYVTKGKSSYVSTYSEHYYSSFDPRRNFVLIYVQQHSITYPSQLSHTVSGGHFASNSLSGIAFNSSQSTYDRSSVSIEGSVISNNSWNGVDGNVTNGGNLGYGSVIRDIKIRRSTISNNGRFTTASYRGRAAGIAISADHANIVIQNNGLTDNSGGAVSVNLYTSRNESISIDVFDNRIVRNRGGGTIRISGSSSSTGPRARILSNKINHNSAGVLYDTLTINRIATSVVDNTFHNDTGRYTVYWETGQRSSISGQQFANNTLYLNVGQTPNERWTVHAVGVGPSYTGNVFTNPANRYEFAAGFDSDQGHHNAVDNWWGIMNVSDAEKRVRDKDDVSFLAAADIAPVVMKSPWTDNGGCQYGWTSKEEGNFFCYLYVKGAMDWTSANSFCKVQGSELGSIHNASVSKFLNGLVPRPPASLTIAQAWVGLRHDGNAWSWSDGTNFDYGSVNGGKSGDCLKLTSSGWEIEDCRTRLPFFCSKLPADKCPSACSQHGECDSVTSTCSCFKGWRGEDCANFHCNDVNDCSGHGACVGPNQCRCRVGWKGRACTTTYCNLYTTCYACSRQPGCGWCDSQGSCIPGLGSRPDKQQCNTWFYYSCYSPRREGCSDRIKDIGCSSPCDWSVATSSYETCQHCHDIGHCYNEANSSCLNWDESRCPYGRVTPDYGLGANAPKIPSHLPNGKSDFRDKRSSGRSSSDRRQRYVDLYPDVRVDPGSSTIYRLLGTSNYNYYITTPSLKDVYTGHILSSRQCGGILDKILAMTKWGAYQLIKASPAYLEETIKYADFIDTVDLEDIYNETAIEIVPNVATLEAIAASSSPQLPGASQTIVLSPSVSVYKCRRTPDGDIVIALSSVESEKMGLNPRSNQGIVSAHGSRRFEEVESIVGAGQHTIVHTSLASCFPNPLPPSVKLQVKTKGLSPVDKAPIVTGVGGTGIRGVLIFDNVTRSDLNLTVGDVIVGRPSGPAAGVLTDFYSSWDDGTTFLELNPSSGVVTSCSENMGGDAPGAPRNSGNSGGNMKLCDANETMFFHHEVLKTKFGNSDRGVISTETLVSYDPQVDMMFRSNHTSPFVTKVGFSFKGPLHIGTSANLEIFPSSKGKSSPPAVSVTVPSKPFCISIGSICVRGETKLSASYSFSFDYDVTSRSNISFSYLSQSRGNAKLGAVWRNGVGSEYIKDAQLKGDQDLTDHPQYTSIFESSLTPTFEISWPSSYKTPDHINLSSIPAIVTSAFSASPSLYPQSSFTVKISPSLKGHFETTRCSRGCRFPEKLLSSSRAGVDQIEGMSFIDLLYYNSSQLFDSWQQASFIDVTSGLCLPMANETDCSCECPGAASCVIDKVSGKKSCPLCGVSGSPDCPCPESIQIFNLSLPHPLCECHCSNFDIAYFNNGTCQCNCTCDDGSASVWGPDGQCQCGCKCKNCMDSVLGPSGCICPDDKCPTCPEGFEPVWQDCTCSCQSKQGRGGLPPVCADGWKGPFCDVPDCSPWPFCSDNGICTIPMGSETDRKPYCVCDEQWIGPGCQFARPRPGGGDPHLETLDGFSYDFFDIGEF, encoded by the exons ATGGCTTTGACATGGCTCCTCGTGGTGGCAGTGACCATCTTTCCTTATCAAATCT TGACTTATGAAACGGAAATCGGGGGTGTTTACTCATCAGATACGCTGTTGACGTTAGCCAAGAGTCCCTACGCAGTCACCAGCGACCTGACTGTGTTGAAGGGAACGACGCTCACCATAGAGTCCGGCGTGGATTTGAATTTTCAGGCTCgagttcgtctcgtcgtgaACGGAACCCTCAAAGCCGTCGCGAGTTCACGTGATCGTATAATCATCATGCGTCACAACGCGACTGTGGGAGTCGATTCGGCGGTTTTGCGTCTTGTGGGCGGCGCAACTCCCCGCGAAGGCCGAATCGAAGTGTACGATGCGTCGAGCATGAAGTGGGGAACGGTGTGCGACGATTTTTGGAACCGAAACAACGCCAAAGTCGTCTGTCGTCATCTTGGATTCAATGATCCAATAGGGTCTGACTATGGCACGAAGCGATTTGGAGCTGGAACGGGAGACACCGGGCTATCGAACGTTGACtgtgacggcgtcgagaatTCTCTTTTGGATTGCCGCGCTCAGAAGTGGAACAATAACAATTGTGTGCACAGGGAGGATGTTGGTGTTGTCTGCGGTGAAGGAAGCGTGGGTTTTTGGGGCGGAATCACGTTTGAAAGTGAAGGTGCCAAGGTGACAACGTCGTCATATGGAGTGATGGACTACTCGACATCGAGTGTGATGCAGAATGTTCAGATTTTTAATGCAGGCATTGTGCCTGATACGGTTCGTAGATCAACTCCAGATGCAAACGTGGCGGCCATCAGAGCGACGTCAGCTGTGGCCAAAATGACCAACGTCACAATTTTGGACAGTCGATTATCAGGGATTCAGCTCAATGATATCCACGCAGACATCGACTTTGAAGCAGTTACTGTTCTTaactgcagtggaacgggctTGAATGGTCAGTCATCTCGCCGTCTTACGTGCTTGCGATGTCATCTTGAGAACTGTACTCAAGACGGTATTAGCATCACCAGAATTCCCTTTCCTATTGGTCGACCGACTGTTAGCGTTCCCTCGCATGATTTTAGTTATTCGGGAAGTATGAATGGTGGCAAAAAGTCATATTTTGTTGATGACGAGGGCGTCTACTTTAACTTTACAACAGCAAACAGATATTCTCGTTACTATTACCGCGTTTTGGAGACTTCACCTGGCTACGGGTTGTCGGTTTCCTTTCACCGCTTTCTGATCAGCGGTCGAGGGTGTCTTCGAGTGATAAATGGAGATACAGGGTACTCGCATTTAGGTCGTTGCGCTACGTCGTCAAACGCAGATAACGTGACAGCTGACTATCATCAATTAGTGATGTCCTTTGAGCCATATTACTGGTACACTTCTGGCTTGACTGGCGACATCAAAGCGTACGTTTCTCGTTATCGATTGGACTCAAGACAAGTGAACCTTCTGGATTGCTCAACAATTCATTCAGTTTCTGGTTACGGACTTCGTTTTCAAGGGTCTCTTGGATCTCTTCTCGTTGCTGGACATAAAGCAATTGACAACGGACAAGGTGGCATACAGATCTCAGGAAACGGTTATTCCGTTCAGATAGACACCTCTGTAGTTCAATATGGCGTACGTGATTACAATTACAACGACGGAATTAACTTGAATGGCTATTTTTCATTGATGACACTCTCTAAATCACGTGTCAGTGACCATCGCTATGGTGTCTACTGGTATAGCAACGGAGCTGGTAATATGACCATGATGAATAACATCCTCAACGGATCACGCACTGATTCTGGAAGGAGGTACATCTACGCAGGTCTCTACCTACGAAGTTATGAACCGTACACGTACGGCTGGAGATTGACTAAGGATAGGGCAATTTCGTTTGAGGGAAATGTTGTTACTCGCGTTGGAACCTCTCAGCAAAGCTCCTATGCAATGCATTTCTTTGCGTATCACCAATACGGATATGTGGGGTCGTTTAGCGTGAGAAACAACGTGTTTAGTCGAAACGGAGGCGGTTTCTATTATCATCAAGACTTTTACCTAGCGGACGAGAGTGCGATTTTTTCTGAAAACATGtttgaagagaacgacgttgGATCCATCTCAAACGTTGTTGAGCTGAGTGCAAATGGAAAGGGTTCCGTGATCATAGAAGGAAACACGTTTGTTCGTAACAAGAGAAAGTCAATCGTTTTGTTGTCTCCTGAAACGTACTTCAATAGTGGAGTGCAAGTTCGAAACATCGCCTTTTTCAGAAATAATACGTTGAAAAATAACGTTGTTTACGATAAAACAATAGCCTCTAAAGCGTTTCCCAACTGCGTTCTTGAAGTGACAAGAAGTGTGAACGTAGACGTCTATCACAACGTATTTGGCAATCCAGGCTCTTCATATGATGTTGGCAATGGAGTCGAAGTAACGTCCTCCTTGGACAGAATCAATTTTACACTCAACTATTGGGGTACAGATAACGAACTAATTATTCAGAACAGAATTTAtgatttcgacgattcgaacTTCTTGGCTACGATCAACTACTTTCCCTTTCTGCTCTCTGCCGACCTATGTGACGTGGCAGGATCAAGTCATCCTAGAAACTACCCACTCTTCGTTACTCTATCTGGAGAGGTAGGAGGTCAACTGAGCGACTCTGTGACGTTGACAGCGGCTGGTTCTCCGTACCTAATCACGAGGGATGTTACAATTCTCCCAACAGGCTCACTTTCTGTTGAAGCTGGCGTCATCATTGAAGTCAAGGCGAACAGAGGCATTTTGGTTGAAGGCAGCATGATGTCACTAGGAAGTTCAGTCAGCCCTGTTACATTTCGTGGGCATTCTGTTGCTTCAGAACAACGCAATGACGGCGAATTTCGTATCACTGACAGTTATGTTTATGAAAACTACTTCGCGTATGGTACGTtacaaattaattttgatCAAGCGTGGCGATCAATTTGCATACCATCTAATGTCAGCAGAGACTACACATCTCTGAACAAGCTTGCTGATTTAGCGTGTAAAAATCTTGGCTACAGCCGAGGCTCTGATGGTAGTAAACACTGGTATCCTTTGTTGGGAACTCCTATCATTACAAAATTCAGCTGTCCGGGAAATGCCACTGATGTTAATCACTGCACCTTTAGCTTAGGGAAATATTCAGCATTAAGTCGTTGCCTCACGACTTTTTATGTCCATTGCTTTGATTCAGTAGAATCTGGTAATGGCAGACAATTTGGAGGATGGGCaggaattcgattttctccgacGTCAACCGTCCCCGTTTCAGGAAGCAGTCATGCATTGCCTTCGTCGGTACTGCAGCATACGTTGATCCAAGGGGCTGGAAAATGGAGGACAAGAAGTGTACCTTCCGTGCGATCCATATTGAAGTCGCCCACACTTCTCAACGTGACTATAAAAGATTCCGCGTCAACCGCTTTGTCTTTTGAATATCTTCACGAAGAGGTGAATATTACGGGAGTTGTCATTGATGGAGGGCGTAATGGAATATCATTTAATGGTCCGAGGACACGAAATTTGACCTTCCACGGGACTACAGTCAGAAATGTAATGGGCACAGGAATTCGCATGTATCGTAGCTCTAGCTCACTGCGGGGATTGACGAAATATCAGTCGATTTGTTCTGTGCCAGCTGTTTTGAACGTGAGCATTGAGAATGGAACCTACTTCGGTTTACATCAGGACGATCATTTGGCTGGAATTTACTGCTCTGTCGAGCTTCGAGGTCCTCCCAATACCGTCTTGTCTCTGACGCTCGTTTCCGTTCAGCTTTATAATGACGACAGTCTTGTGTTCAGAAATGGACCATCAAGCTCTTCGCCAACAATCAGAACGTACAGTGGTCAAAATACGAATTCGATTGACAACAACCTATTGTCATCTGTTAATTCCGTCTTTGTTGAGATCACTACAGGAAGCAAGAGTGGTGCTCCTGGATTTGCTCTATATTCTGTTGCTCTTTCAACCAAACCCGGTCGTCCCATTACTCGAGTCGACGATGCTAATCTGTTTTCAGTTGGCACAGGCATTTCCTTTTCAAGCACCAATGACGACATCTTTATCAGTAACGCAAGAGTAGAAAATTCTTCCAGTTACGGAATCTACATTAGTTCCCACTACGGATTTTTCTCCTTGCGAAGCAGCGTTATACGGCACTCTCGTTGGGAAGGACTGCACATGTCGTCTGTGCGAGGACACATCGAAATTTTGAACAACAAGATAACTGACAGCCGTTCAAATGGAATCTGCATTTATAGCTACTATCACTATAACAATGGACAGCGCACACGCGTAATCGATTCTAATCGCGTGTCCAATAGTGGCAACAGTGGTCTTTATTTGTACGGTTACGACTACAATCAACAATCGCGATTTGTAAAGTGGAACGTGACCAGAaacgtctttgattctaaccAAGACGGCGTTAGCGTTTATTTGGCCTATTCAAATTCAGGAGTGACTGATGTAACGATTTCCGAAAATTTATTTAGAGGACAAACACGATATGGGCTGATTTTTGACCGCTCGTTGAACGCACTTGCTAGCATTAGCGGAAACACGTTCGTCGGCCACCGTGGAAGTACGGGTGGAGCAATGCTTTTGCAGGGAACTGCTGAAAGTCTCAGCGTGACGAGAAATGTTTTTCACAGCAATAGTGGAAAGTACGTCGTCAAACTATCTCCTTTCGATTTTACAACGTCACCATTTTTGTTTCAAAACAATCGTCTTCTGAACAACACTGTGAATTCTTCTGAATTATACGCTTTGGATTACGGCTATCCTTCTGTGGCTGTTGTATCTATGTCGTCTCGGATTATCATGGAGAACAATGAATTTAGCAATCCAGAATCACAGTTTGAACTCGGTATCCAACTTCCAGTTCAAAGTTCGTCAGAGTTGTCGGTAAACGTCAGCAGAAACTATTGGGGAACGGCGGATGAAGCTGCTATTCGTGATCGTATCGTGGACTTTGGATACTGTTCTCGTCTTGCCAATGCTGAATATTTTCCGTATCTTACGTCTCCATCGGGCCCGGCTGTGTCACTCTTTTCATCCAGAGATACTTCCATACTGAGACCGAATTCGATCCTTCGAGGACGTGTTTCTACAAGCATGACTATTTCCATATCTAGTAGTCCGTATACAGTTGTGGGTGATATTACTGTTCTTCCTGGAAAAACTCTTACAATCGAAGCTGGCGTTGAGCTTCGATTCACTGCAAACACAGGAATAATGGTCGAAGGTCGTCTTCTTGCTCAAGGAACGAAAAATCTGCCTATAAAGTTTGTTGACAACAGCTTAGTTAtacgttcttcgtcgtccgttgGAAGCAGTGTAGGAAACATACGTCTCGTTGGAGCAGTAGCACACGAAGGAGTTGCTGAAGTATTTTACAATGGGACGTGGGGAACTCTTTGCGCTTTACAGGATGACGAAGATATCTATCGCACCAGTCACAATTACTACTTGTCAGGCGTTGTATGCCGAGAACTCGGTTACAGCCAAGCCAATTGGCTGTGGCCACCTTCACGCTATGTAAATTCTTCATACTCACGAGACGCATGGCTTGAGCATTTGATTTGCCCTAGCTCTGAATCAGTGCTAGCGCAATGCGCCAACTACGTGTTCCAAAGGTCAAAATGTCATCTCGGAGCGTTGCATGTTAGCTGTTGGACGCGCAAACCGCAGCCGTCGTGGCTTCATTGGTCCggcgttcgattttctcaatcTTTGCAGCAGCTGTCACTTATGAGTCACGTTTTCCTGTCTGGTGCAGGATACGCGAATGCGGAAAGAATTGCAGCTATTCAAGTAGTGGGGCACAGACTTCTTCTTACGGATGTAAGTGTGACCAAAAACGCTTGGACAGGCGTAGAATTTGTAAACTCGCCAGCCCCCAATATTACCAAACTTGACTTGTCATTAAATGAAGGCACAGGATTAAGATTATCCAATACCCTTTCCAGTTTATTGGAAGAAGTAACGGCTGTTGAAAACCGCGGTCATGGGCTGGCGTTGACAGATGGCGGCTTTTTGCAGAGTTCTTGGAATTACCCTATCGTATCTCCTGTCGACATTTGCTCTCAATCTGGGATattgtcggcgtcgactcCATTTTATTTGAGATTCGTACCAAAATTAATGAATCGCAATGGTTATAATTATCAGAACTGTACGGTCAACATCGAAGCTGACCCAAACCACGTATTGTCTTTTGATATTTTggcaattcaatttcaatacTGGGATAGCCGCACGGTCATTGATgacaaaacaatttttaGCTCGAGAAGAATTCAGTCTCTGGGCGATTCTCTTCATTACGTAACAAAGGGCAAGTCGTCGTATGTGTCTACTTATTCGGAGCACTATTACTCCAGTTTTGATCCGCGGAGGAACTTTGTTCTGATATACGTTCAGCAACATTCTATCA CTTATCCTTCTCAATTGTCGCATACTGTGTCCGGTGGACATTTTGCTTCGAACTCTCTGTCTGGCATTGCTTTCAATTCTAGTCAGAGTACGTACGACCGTTCAAGCGTATCGATAGAAGGTTCCGTGATATCAAACAACAGCTGGAATGGAGTTGATGGCAATGTCACAAATGGTGGAAATTTGGGCTACGGCTCAGTCATTCGCGACATTAAAATCAGGAGAAGCACCATATCAAACAACGGTCGTTTTACGACAGCGTCATACAGAGGCCGTGCCGCCGGAATTGCCATCTCAGCAGACCATGCAAACATCGTCATTCAGAATAACGGACTAACAGACAACAGCGGCGGAGCTGTGAGCGTAAATCTTTATACGAGTCGAAATGAATCAATATCAATTGACGTATTTGACAATCGCATCGTCAGAAACAGGGGAGGCGGTACTATTCGCATTTCTGGCTCTTCCAGTTCAACAGGGCCTCGAGCGAGGATTCTCAGCAACAAGATTAATCACAATTCTGCTGGAGTTCTTTACGACACTTTGACAATCAACAGAATCGCTACTAGCGTTGTGGACAACACATTTCACAACGACACCGGACGTTATACCGTTTATTGGGAAACTGGCCAaagatcgtcgatttctggGCAACAATTTGCCAACAACACGTTGTATCTCAATGTTGGACAAACGCCGAACGAACGATGGACAGTGCATGCCGTTGGCGTAGGGCCGTCGTACACTGGAAACGTTTTCACGAATCCTGCGAATCGATACGAGTTTGCTGCGGGATTTGATTCGGATCAAGGCCATCATAATGCTGTCGACAATTGGTGGGGAATTATGAATGTGAGTGACGCCGAAAAGCGCGTGAGAGataaagacgacgtttcgttcTTGGCAGCGGCTGACATTGCACCGGTTGTGATGAAATCTCCTTGGACCGATAACGGAG GCTGTCAGTATGGATGGACTTCAAAGGAGGAAGGGAACTTTTTTTGCTACTTGTACGTTAAAGGAGCAATGGATTGGACTTCGGCAAATTCTTTTTGCAAG GTCCAAGGATCGGAGCTTGGGTCTATCCACAATGCGTCCGTATCTAAATTTCTGAATGGTCTTGTTCCTCGGCCTCCGGCGTCGCTAACGATCGCACAAGCGTGGGTTGGACTCCGACACGACGGGAACGCATGGTCGTGGTCCGACGGAACGAACTTTGACTACGGAAGCGTCAATGGAGGAAAATCCGGAGATTGCTTGAAATTAACATCGTCAGGATGGGAAATCGAGGATTGCCGTACACGTCTTCCGTTTTTCTGTAGCAAATTACCTGCTG ACAAATGTCCAAGTGCTTGCTCGCAGCACGGGGAATGTGACAGTGTCACTAGTACTTGTTCGTGTTTCAAGGGATGGCGTGGTGAAGACTGCGCCAACTTTCActgcaacgacgtcaacgactgTTCCGGTCATGGAGCGTGCGTGGGGCCGAATCAATGTCGTTGCCGAGTTGGTTGGAAG GGTCGCGCCTGTACGACGACCTACTGCAATCTGTACACGACGTGTTACGCCTGCAGTCGCCAGCCAGGCTGTGGTTGGTGTGATAGTCAAGGCTCCTGCATTCCTGGTCTAGGTAGTCGCCCAGATAAGCAACAGTGCAACACGTGGTTCTACTACAGCTGCTACAGCCCACGGAGAGAAGGTTGTTCAGATCGAATAAAG GACATTGGGTGCTCCTCTCCGTGCGACTGGTCTGTGGCAACAAGCAGCTACGAAACTTGCCAGCATTGTCACGACATAGGCCACTGCTACAACGAAGCAAAT TCATCTTGCCTTAATTGGGACGAATCACGATGTCCCTATGGAAGGGTTACGCCCGACTATGGTCTCGGTGCGAATGCGCCTAAAATTCCGAGTCATCTGCCTAACGGAAAGTCAGACTTTCGTGACAAGAGATCTTCGGGTAGATCGTCGTCTGATCGCCGTCAAAGGTATGTCGATCTTTACCCTGACGTACGAGTTGATCCCGGAAGCTCGACCATTTACCGTCTACTGGGCACTAGCAACTACAATTATTACATCACAACGCCGTCGTTGAAAGATGTGTACACTGGCCACATACTTTCGAGTCGTCAATGTGGAGGAATACTCGACAAGATACTTGCTATGACCAAATGGGGGGCATATCAACTAATCAAGGCCTCCCCAGCGTACCTGGAGGAGACGATAAAATACGCCGACTTCATCGACACTGTTGACCTGGAAGACATCTACAACGAAACAGCTATAGAAATTGTTCCGAATGTGGCAACTCTTGAGGCGATTGcagcctcctcctccccgCAGCTTCCCGGAGCCTCACAAACCATAGTTTTGTCGCCATCTGTTTCTGTTTACAAGTGTCGGCGAACGCCTGACGGAGATATTGTCATAGCTCTGTCGTCGGTGGAATCAGAGAAGATGGGCTTGAATCCCCGCAGCAATCAAGGCATTGTCAGTGCGCACGGAAGCAGACGtttcgaagaagtcgaatcgATTGTCGGTGCCGGACAGCATACAATTGTTCATACGTCCCTAGCAAGTTGTTTTCCAAATCCATTACCTCCCTCTGTAAAATTGCAAGTAAAGACGAAAGGACTATCTCCGGTTGATAAGGCTCCGATTGTTACGGGTGTTGGCGGCACGGGCATTAGAGGTGTTCTCATATTTGACAATGTTACTCGTTCGGACCTCAATCTGACAGTTGGTGACGTGATCGTCGGTCGTCCCAGTGGCCCAGCCGCTGGTGTTCTTACTGATTTCTATAGTTCTTGGGATGACGGCACAACCTTCTTGGAACTCAATCCATCCAGCGGTGTCGTAACGTCGTGCAGTGAGAACATGGGCGGTGATGCGCCAGGTGCGCCACGCAACAGCGGAAATAGTGGTGGAAATATGAAATTGTGCGATGCAAACGAGACAATGTTCTTTCATCATGAAGTGTTGAAAACCAAA tttggAAATTCCGATCGAGGAGTAATATCAACTGAGACGCTTGTCAGTTACGATCCTCAAGTGGATATGATGTTCCGATCCAACCACACGTCGCCTTTCGTAACGAAGGTCGGATTTTCATTCAAAGGACCTTTGCATATTGGAACCAGTGCTAATTTGGAGATATTCCCGAGCTC aaaaggaaaatcttctccgcctgcagTATCTGTTACTGTCCCTTCAAAGCCTTTTTGCATTTCTATCGGTTCAATCTGCGTTCGTGGTGAAACGAAGCTGTCAGCATcgtattcgttttcttttgattacGAC GTGACCAGTCGTAGTAACATTTCCTTTTCGTATCTTTCTCAGTCCCGTGGAAATGCTAAATTGGGTGCAGTATGGAGAAACGGAGTTGGGAGCGAATACATAAAAGAC GCTCAATTGAAGGGAGATCAAGATTTGACTGATCATCCTCAGTACACGTCAATATTTGAGTCTTCTTTGACTCCCACATTCGAAATTTCGTGGCCATCGTCGTATAAAACTCCGGACCACATCAACCTGTCATCAATACCTGCTATAGTGACGTCTGCTTTCTCAGCATCACCCAGTCTCTATCCCCAGTCTTCATTTACTGTGAAAATTTCTCCGTCACTGAAAGGTCACTTTGAAACGACCAGATGCTCTAGAGGATGTCGTTTTCCCGAG AAATTACTATCGTCATCTCGTGCAGGAGTTGATCAAATAGAAGGAATGTCATTCATAGATCTGCTGTACTACAATTCTTCGCAGTTGTTCGATTCGTGGCAACAGGCTTCGTTTATCGACGTCACCTCGGGTCTCTGTTTGCCCATGGCGAACGAGACGGACTGCTCCTGTGAGTGTCCCGGGGCCGCCTCGTGCGTCATCGACAAAGTCAGCGGAAAGAAATCTTGTCCGCTTTGCGGTGTCAGCGGATCGCCTGACTGCCCGTGCCCAGAGtcaattcaaatttttaatttgtcCTTGCCTCACCCACTATGCGAATGTCATTGTTCGAATTTTGACATTGCATATTTCAACAATGGAACGTGTCAA TGTAATTGTACTTGCGACGATGGCAGTGCGAGCGTTTGGGGACCAGACGGCCAGTGTCAGTGCGGGTGTAAGTGCAAGAACTGCATGGACTCAGTTCTTGGTCCAAGTGGATGCATTTGTCCTGACGATAA ATGTCCTACGTGTCCCGAAGGCTTTGAACCAGTGTGGCAGGACTGCACTTGTAGCTGCCAATCAAAGCAAGGTCGCGGTGGTCTGCCACCGGTTTGTGCAGATGGGTGGAAAGGGCCTTTCTGTGACGTGCCTGACTGCAGTCCTTGGCCGT TTTGTTCTGATAACGGCATCTGCACCATACCGATGGGAAGTGAGACAGACAGAAAACCGTACTGCGTATGCGACGAGCAGTGGATTGGTCCTGGTTGTCAGTTCGCCAGGCCTCGTCCAGGCGGTGGAGATCCGCATTTGGAGACTTTAGATG GATTTAGCTACGACTTCTTTGATATTGGCGAATTTTAG